TTTTGTGCAGGGGAGGCACTGTGATAATGTCGGAACACAGCCGATAATAAAAATCGTCTCTGAAAATTTTTTTTTCCCGAATTTCCTGGATGCTGCGGTTTGTGGCAGCGATGATTCTGCCGTTAAACCGATGCTTTTCATCGCTTCCCACAGGTGAATAGACCCGGTCCTGGAGGACATTGAGCAATTTTATCTGTACGTGGGTGGACAACTCACCGATTTCATCCAAAAGAATGGAACCATTGGGGCTGCAACGGCTGAATACCCCTTTATGGTCCTTGACGGCCCCTGTAAATGCGCCGCGCACATGGCCGAACAACTCGGATTCAATGATGGTTTCAGGAAACTGGCTGATATTGAGTGTGGTAAAGGTATTTACAAAATTATGGGTGAACTTGTTTTCAGCCTCATCAAAGGGAATATATCCTGATCGCCCCATGGCCAGGGCTGCGGTTCCCTTTCCTGTGCCGGTTTCACCGAACAGGAGGGTGGAAAAGTTTTCCATGCGGTCCCATAGATACTGGTCATACATAAGGATGTCATGGGTGAACACGTTCTGCCATAGATCCCGCCGCAGTTCCTGCATACAGCGGCTGCGGCCTACCAGGTGCCGGAAAATAAAGTAATAAGCCCGTCGAAACTGATATGCCAGGGCAATAAAGCGCCGGCTCTCTTCAATATCAAACCCCCAGCTGCGCAAAAGGGTCAGGGCCTCGGGGGCAAAATGGGCTTCCAGAGACTCTTCGGCATTATCAAGCTGGCGTGTGATCAGGGTATCGATCTGTTTTCTAAACAGATGGAAAAAGTGAAACAGCAGTCCGGACCGTAAAAAATACCGGGCTTCTCCCTTAAAAGCACTCAAATTGATCCTGCCGCGCTTTTCTATCTGGCTCAAGCGATGACCCACGGCCTGGCACGCCTTAAGCACCCTGATATCCTTAGGGCTGTCCGGTGGGACCCCTGCAAGTTCGGCTTCCCGCAGGACTCGCTCCTTGCCGAAGGGATTGGCGGCACCGGCGTAATGAACGCATTTAAAAAAAGCCAGTTCTTCCGGCAGAAAATCGGTTACTTCTTTCATATTTCCATCTGAAGGTTTAATTTGTGTTCATTTATTGTATGACATGGATACAAATTTTGTACAATGATTAATAACTCAAATTTTTTTTTGGGGCTTGCAATATTTATTTTTCTCGTATATTCAGGCTGTTGTTGTAACGATGCAGGGGTGTGGCACGATCTTTGTTTGCGTTTTCCCGGAGAAAACTGAAAAACAACAAGGAGAATCCCTGTGCTGAATAGAATATTGACCACCCGCCTGCCCTTGCTGGCATATCATCCCCCCAAAACATATGATCTCGATTTTTTCAAAAATATCTGGCTGTCCGGTGCCATGCCTGTTCTGGATACTGAATTCATAAGTGCATCAAAACTTTCCGATCAACTGAAACAACTTAAAAATCAAAATCTGCGCCACGGTATCCGCATTTATAGCGAAGATGAAGAGACATGGGCTTATTTTGAACAGCATCCGGCAGATCTGCCCGAATGCGTTATTGTTGCCTACCATAATCCGGATTCGCTGATCAAACACAAACAGGTAAATGCCCAGATCCTGATGATGGAGATTTATGATCCCGGGCTTGAATCCATACTAAAAAAGATCAACCCACATGGCATCATTTTAAAGGGCAGGGAAGCCGGCGGCAGGGCCTCTTCTGCGTCAAGCTTCATGCTCAGTCAATATTATGCACAAAAAAGTGACATACCGTACTTTGTCCACGGTGGGGTGGGATTCCACACAGCGCCGGGATTCTTTGCTGCCGGGGCTGCCGGTCTGGTGCTGGATGCCCAGCTTTATCTGGCCCAGGACGCGCCGGTTTCCATGGCATTTAAAGAAGCCCTTGGAAAAATGGAAGAGACCGACACGGTCATTTTAGACGGTGACGGCAATACCCAGCATCGGGTGTTTGCCAAACCCGGGACAAAGATTGTCCGGGACCTGATCAAAAAAATCAGTATTAAAAAGGCAGAAGGACAAAGCCTGGATTTTATTAGAACTGAGATTGAACAGAACATGGCATCCCTGGGCGAGGATAATGATGCGCCCATGCAGTCCCTGTTCTATCTTGGCCAGGATGCCTTCTTTGCCCGCCATTTTGCAAAGCGCGGCAGCGGACTCAAGGAGATGATCCGGGCACTGTTCACTTGCGTGGGGCAGGCCCTGAACGCGGTAGAGCAGTTTGATCCCTTAACGGAAAACACCGCACTGGCAAAGGAGCACGGCACCCGTTATCCCATCACCCAGGGTCCCATGGCCAATATTTCGGACAACAAGGAATTTGCCAAGGCCGTTTATGACAACGGCGCTTTGCCTTTCTTTGCGTTAGGCAGTCTTCCCATCGAGATCGCAGACGGTATTTTGCCGGAGAAATCCGATGAACTGCCGGCCTTTGGTGCCGGCATGATCGGTATCAAAGCGTTCAACCCCACCCTGGATCATCACCTGTCGCTAATTAAAACAAAGAAAACCCCCTTTGCTCTTTTTGCCGGCGGCATCCCCTCCCAGATCAATGAATTGGAAGCCTGCGGCACCCGGGCCTATCTTCATACCCCCATGCCGGGTGTTCTGAAAAACGCCTTTGAAAAAGGCACAAGGCGTTTTATCCTGGAAGGCAATGAAGCCGGCGGCCATATCGGCAGCCTTTCCAGCGCGGTTTTGTGGGAACTGAGCATCGAAGCCCTGCTTGATATGCACGCCGATCAAAGCCTGGATGATGTGAGCGTTTTGTTTGCCGGAGGGATTATCAGTTCTGTGGGGTCCCATTTTGTTTCCGCCATGACAGCACTTCTGGCAAAACAGGGGCTGAAGATTGGTATTCAACTGGGCACAGCGTATCTGTTCACAAAAGAAATTGTTGAAACAGGTGCCTTGACACCGGTTTATCAGCAGGTGGTCCAGGAGCATACGTGCACCACCATCATCGGCTCCACTGTTGGGCTGAACTGCCGCACTGCCGACACGACGTTTGCCGGTCAGATGATGAAAAATGAGCATTGCCGCCTGGCAGACGGCGCCATGAATTTAGGTGAACGCAAAAGTGCTTTTGAAAAGGATAATCTAGGTTCTCTTCTCATCAGCGCCAAAGGTAAAACCCCTGATTTCAGTTATCAAAATAACGGTCAGTGGGTGATATACACCGATGAGGAACAGCGGGAAAGCGGCAATTTCATGACCGGTGAAGGACTGCTTTTCTTTGAAGAGCAGACCACCATCGCCCAAATTCATGAGAAATTATTTCTGACAAAGGATCCGATGATTGCCCGGCTCAATGCCCTTGAAGTTTTGACCTCCGCTGACGGTCAGATCAATGATGACATTGCCGTGGTGGGCATGGGCTGCGTATTTCCAGACGCCCATGACACAGACACCTTCTGGCAGAATATTATTAACAAGAAATACAGTATCGGCAAGGTACCTGACAACCGCTGGGAAGAGTCCCTTTACTATGATCCTGATCCAAAGGCCACTGACAAGTCATATACCCAGGTCGCAGGCCTGGTAAATGACTTTCAATTTGACAATGAACGGTTCGGGTATACGCCGGCCAAGGCATCCAAATTGTCCCGCAGCCAGCAGATGCTGCTGCATGCCGCCTACCAGTCAGTGGAAAACGCAAAGCTTTTAACCGATGACAATCGGATTGCAGCAAAAGTACAGGACCGCACTGCGGTGGTTGTGGCCACCTGCCTTGGCAATGAACTGGCATCAGACCTGCATTTTAAATATTTCTTCCCCGAGGTTAAACAATACCTGCGTAATACGCCTGAATTCAAGGCCCTGTCCGAAGCGGAACAAAAGAAAATCATTGACGAGCTGCGTACAAAGATGTCCCAGGGGTCGCTTTACGAACCTGTGCACGGCGTCACCTTGAACATGGAGGCGGCCCGCATTGCATATCACTTAGGTATCACCGGCATCAACTATGTGGTAGATGCGGCGTGTGCCACATCCCTTGCCGCCATTGAGTGTGCAATTCATGAGCTGTTGAGCGGGGCCCATGACATGGTGATCGCAGGTGGTGTCAATACCAACCTGACACCTGAATCATTTGTCGGGTTTTGTAAAATGGGCACCCTGTCCGCAAACGGGTCATTCCCCTTTGACGAAAGGGCCGACGGATTTGTTTTGGGCGAAGGGGCTGGTGTTCTGGTCCTCAAACGCCTCAAAGACGCCATCCGGGAAAAGGATCCCATTCTCGGTGTCATCAAAGGCATTGCTTCAGCTTCCGACGGCAAAGGCAAAGGCATTGCAGCCCCGGATAAAGAGGGACAGAAATTGGCGTTTCAGCGCTGTCATGAAAATGTGAAGACGAAATTTTCTCCAGGGATGGTGCAGTTTATCGAAGCCCACGGTACCGGCACAAAGGTGGGCGACGCCGTGGAAATGGAAACCCTGTGCCAGGTATATGACCAGGAGGCGTCCATTGGTGTCTCCTCCATTAAATCCCAGATCGGTCATCTACTTGGGGCTGCCGGTATGGCCGGCATGATAAAAACCTTGCTGGCGTTAAATCATCAAACCTTGCCCCCCAACGGCTCATTTGAGAAATTATCTCCAAAAATCGACATGGCAGATAAAGCCTTATTTGTTTTGGGCGATCCTAAACCCTGGGATGCTCCGGCCAATGGACCGCGCATGGCTGCGGTGAGTTCCTATGGATTCGGGGGCATTAACTACCATACCGTGGTCAGCGAATTCAACGCAGCTGATGCAACGCTTTCGCGTAAAATTTTTGCCGATCTTGACCATGACCCCAATGACGACAGAATTGTTTTTGCCGGCATGGGTGTTGTCCTGCCCAAAGCTAGAAATAAAGAGTTATTCTGGGATGCTATGGTGTCAGGTCAAAAGGCTTACCAGCCTATGCCCGCCGAGCGTCTGCCCAATGACTGCTATGCCGAAGAGGATGAAAATTCGGGCTTTCGTCTGCCCATGATGAAGAACGGCATTGTTGATGATTTTATGCTGGATCCTAAAACCTTTAAGATTCCGCCTTCCGCCATGACCTACATGGACCGGGCTCAGCTGTTCGGCCTGGATGCGGCAGGACAGGCCCTTGAACATGCCGGTCTCCAGGATAAACTAACTCCCGGCAATAAAATCGGTGCCATTTTGGGCACTATTTCCGGGACCCGGAATGTTGAATCTATCATCCGCACACGGATTCCGCTGCTCCTGCGTATGATTCGCTCCATTTCAGAGGTGGATGCGAATACGCTTTCAGCCATTGCAGATCATGTTAGTGATCAGTTAATTGAGAAGTACCCTGCCATGACCGGGGACAGCATCCCCGGCATGTTGTCAAATATTGTATCTGCACGCATCTCCAAACATTATAACACCCAGGGTACCAATTTTGTGGTGGATGCCTCATGTGCGTCTGCCACCATGGCCTTATACCTGGCGGTTAAAAATTTGCGTGCCGGCCATCTGGACGCCGTACTCACCGGCGGGGTGGACACCAACCTGTATCCGGGTGTGCTGCTGGCATTCAAACGTTTGGGCATTCTTGCGGAACATGAACCCAGCCTGTTTGACACGAATGCCAACGGATATGTTATGGGCGAGGGGGCAGCCTGTCTGGTCGCCACCACCTATAAATATGCAAAACAGAATGATATGCCCATCCTGGGTGAATTGAAATGCCTGAACATGGCAGCAAGTGCACCTGAGCATTTGCTGTCGCCGTCTGAAAATAAATATGAAAAAGTGATTGCAACTGACACCGGGGCATTTAAAACCAGGAAATCCGATCTGGCGTATCTGGATGTGTTTGGTGTGTCTCACCCGTTCCTGGACTTGATAGAAAAACAGGCCATTGAAAAAAGCCTGAATCATCCCCTGGCATACGGAAATGTCAAAACCGAGTTCGGGTACTTTAAAGCCGCCAATCCTGCCGTGGTCATGTCAAGGCTTTTGATGATGTCGGATAAAGGGATGTTGTTGCCCACCCATGGATACAAACCCGATTCCACACTCATCGAAAAGGACAGCTTGCTGCATCCGGTCAAAGAAATGACGCCGCTGGCCGATGGCGCGCTTTTAGGCGCTGATGTCAACGGTATCGGCGGCAACCACGCTCATGTGGTCATCGGTCGACTGCCCAGGTTCCTGCGGTCCCGGGATACTGCGGTCTCTGTGGAACAGCCGGCCATCACCCTTGGCACCTGGCCGGATATGGTCCGTACCGATGCCGTCACGGCCCTGCTTTCGGGCCAGGGCGCCCAGTCGGCAGGTATGCTGAAATCCCTTTATGAGACTGTTCCTGAAATCAAAGCCCTGATGGACCAGGGGGATGCCATTTTCCGTGAACGCCGTGGCGCATCTTTGCTGGACATCATGAATGCGGGTGGTTCCCCGCTCAACCAGACGGAAAACACCCAGCCGGCCATCTTCCTGTCCACGGCAGCCATTTACAATGCATTGCAGCTCAAAGGCTTTGAACCTGATTTTTATATCGGGCACAGTGTTGGGGAATACTCAGCCCTGTATTGCGCAGGTCTGGTTGATTTCACTACGGGCATGAACCTTGTGATTTCCAGATCTGATTTCATGGCCCGGGCCGCCGGCGAAAACCCCGGTGGCATCATGGTGGTTTTTGACGGAGAAAAAGCAGCACAGGAGATGATTGACAACTCCGGTGTTACAGATATCTGGCTGGTCAACAAAAACAGCGAAAAACAGACGGCCATTGCCGGAACAACACAGGGTATCGATCTTTTTTGTGACTATCTGAAAGAAAAAGATATCTTTCATAAAAAACTGGCATTGTCTGCACCTTTCCATACCCCGTTGCTGGAACCTGCAGCCGCCAATATGGCAAAGACCCTTGAGACTGTGCAGTTCAACCTTAAAAACGCCCATAAAATCATCTCAAACTTGACCGCCAAACCTTATCCTGCCGACGAACAGATGATCAGAACCCATTTGGCACGCCAGATCGTCTCCCCGGTGGAATTTGTAGAATCGGTCAAAGGTGTTTATGCCCAGGGCAGCAAGCGGTTCATTGAAATCGGACCCGGCAGGCTGTTGTGCAATCTGTTGAAAAACATCTCCATTGATAATCCGGAATCCATGCCCACGGCAGATGCCAAAAAAGGAGAGCTTGACTGTTTCAATCTGGCAGCAGAGCGCTTTATCACTCCCAAAGCGCCTGCCGTTGACCAGGCAAGCGAATCAGCGCCTCTGGATTTGATGAACTTTGAACCCAAAGACCTGAACAATAAAGATGTAAAATATCAGGGGTTGGAAAAAACAGACGCCCCGAAAGAACCAATGAACAACGATCTCTCTTTTAATACCTTTTTAGAACAAAACAAAACGCTGGTCCAGGATATACTCCGCCGGGAATATCAGACGTTTCAGCAGAAAAATGCCCTGGCGGCCGTTGAACATTTAGGCCTGTACACAGGCCCCGTCTGTATTGCCGGTGTGTCCGTGGGGCTGCCGGGCAAAGGTCACCAAGTGTTCAATGATAAAAACTTTGACCGTATTTTGGCCGGAAATAATTTCATTGAACCGTTGACCCAGGAAGAGAAGCACAAGATCGTGGACATGAATATTACCCGGGTCTACAAGCAACCCAACGGTAACGCCCGGTTTGTGGATATTGTGCGCACCCAGGATGTGATCCAGTTGGCCGGAAAACTCGGGTATTTTGATTTGTCTACGGAATACGGCATCAGCCGCAAGTTTGACCTTGTGGATGAACTGGCCATGGCAGCAGGGCTTGAAGCATTGAAAGACGCCCATATCCCGCTGGTCCAGGGATATAAGAAAACCTCCACCGGCAGCAGTATCCCGGACGCATTGGTCTTGCCCAAAGAGATGCAGGATACAACCGGTGTGATCATGACGGGGATTTTTCCGGGGTTTGAAACCCTGTTGCACCATCTCAATGCCTATTATTACAACAAGTTTTACGTCAAACCCTATGAAGAGCTGGAAAACATCTACTATCACCTGATGGAGAATCTTTCGGACAGGGAGATGAAGGATGTGATCACAGATTGGTTTTTTAAGATCCGTGAGCGCCGCAAAGTATACGGTCAGTATAAATTTGAACGTAATATCCTTTTTGACATCGTCTCTTTAGGCGGCGCTCATTTTGCCCAGCTCATCCGAGCCAAGGGCCCCAATATTCATCTGAGCGGCGCGTGTGCCTCCACCACCCAGGCCATTGGCGTGGCACAAGACTGGATTCGAAACGACCGGTGCGAGAGAGTCATTGTCATCGGCGGGGAAGCGGCCACAAGTGAGGCCCAGATGGCGTGGGTCGGCTCAGGATTCTTGGCCATGGGTGCTGCCACCAGCAAGGAAGTGGTTTCAGACGCGGCCAAACCCTTTGATGAGGATCGAAACGGTACAATTTTAGGTTCCGGGGCCGTGGGCGTAGTTGTGGAACGTCAAGATACCCTGCAACGCAGGGGATTGAGCGGCCAGGCAAAGATTTTGGGTTCTTATATCGGTAACAGTGCATTCCATCCTTCCCGCATTGATGTGCATCACCTTGCCGGTGAACTCAGTAAATTTGTGGGCCGGGTGGAAAAACAAAACGACATATCCCGCAGAGACATGGCTAAACAATTGGTATTCATGTCCCATGAGACCTTTACACCGGCCCGGGGCGGCAGTGCCTCGGCTGAAGTTGAGGCATTGAAAGGCGCGTTTCCGAATGATTATAAGCAAATAGCGATTACCAATACCAAGGGATATACCGGGCATACCCTGGGCGCGGGCGTTGAAGATGCCATACTGGTCAAAGGCCTGCAGAAAAAGACGTTCCCTCCTGTGGCCAATCTGGATAATGTTCCTGCCGAGTTTTCTGATTTGAATTTTACACAATCAGGACATGGTGATTACCGTTATGGCCTGCATTTCAGCGCCGGGTTTGGGTCTCATTTTGCCTTTTTAATGGTGGACCGGATCCAGGAAGGCGACGTGGAGAACAACCCGGTTTACCATGAGTGGCTGGCCCGGATTACCGGCAGTCCGGATCCCATGCTGGGCATTGTAAATAAAACCTTGTGCGTTCTTCCCAAGGAAAAACAGGCCGAAACAACGGCCCCGGAGAAGGTGGCACAAAAAGAGATGTCTGCCGCCGGGAACGATGCCCCTGCAAGCCAGCCATCAAAGGTGGAGGAAGCACCCAAACAGCCGGCACAACCTGCGGACAGTGCAGGGAGCACCGATGTTTTAGGTCAAATCACTGACCTGATTGCAAACCAGACCGGTTATACCCATGACATGCTGGAACCGGATCTGGATCTGGAAGCGGACTTGGGCATTGACACGGTCAAGCAGGTGGAGACCTTCGGGAAAATCACCAAGTCCTTTGGCTTGACCGTTCCCGAAGATATCAGCCTGTCGGAATTGAATACCATCCGGAAAATTGCCGAGTACATCGGCAGCCGGATTGAGACGACGGATACCCCGGCTCAGCCAGACGCCGGTACGCCTGCCCAGGAAGTCACAGCTGCTTCAGGCAGCGGTCCGGACGTGATGAAGGAGATCACCGCCTTGATTGCCGAACAGACCGGTTACACCCTGGATATGCTGGAACCGGACCTTGATCTGGAAGCGGATCTGGGTATTGACACGGTTAAACAGGTGGAGACCTTTGGCAAGATAACCAAGTCCTTTGGGCTGAGTGTTCCCGAAGACATCAGCCTTTCGGAATTGAATACCATCCGCAAAATTGCCGAGTATATCGGCAGCCGGATTGAGACGACGGATACCCCGGCTCAGCCCGACGCCGGTGCGCCTGCCCAGGCACCAACACCTGCTTCCGGCAGCGGCCCGGACATTATTGATGACATCACCGCCTTGATTGCCGAGCAGACCGGTTATACCCCGGACATGCTGGAACCTGACCTTGATCTGGAAGCGGATTTGGGCATTGATACGGTCAAGCAGGTGGAGACCTTCGGCAAGATCACCAAATCCTTTGGCTTGACCGTGCCCGAAGATATCAGCCTTTCTGAACTGAATACCATCCGCAAAATTGCCGAATATATCGGCAGCCGTATCCAGGCGGAGGGTTCCCCGGAACAGACTGAATCCGACACGGCGCCTCCGGCAACGCAGGCCGATACTGACAGTGGCTCGGATATCACGGGTGAGATCACGGCCATGATTGCCGAGCAGACCGGTTACACCCAGGACATGCTGGAACCGGATCTGGATCTGGAAGCGGATTTGGGCATTGATACGGTCAAGCAGGTGGAAACCTTCGGCAAGATCACCAAAGCATACGGCCTGTCCGTTCCCGAGGATATTAATCTGTCTGAATTGAACACCATCAGTAAAATCAGTGAATATATACAGACACAGATCGGTGGAACGGGAAGCAATACTGCCGATACGGCACCGGCAACGTCAAGCGTCCAGACAACTGAAACGGAAAGTTCCGGGCAGTCAACCCAAACTTCGGATTCTTCTGAGGATACCGGCATTCAAAGCTATTCCTTTGGATTGCGTAAATTGCCCAACCCTGTATCCGACACATCCGGTTTAGACGGTCAAACTTATTTGATCACCATGGACAACCAGGGCTTTGGCCGGGCTGTGGCAGAGTTGATTAAAGAAAACAAAGGCCGGGTCATCAGTGTGGGCACCAATGAACAGGATGATTACACCGTTGATTTGAACGCCCTTGAAAACGCCGAAGATACGATCTCCCGGATCAAGGCGGACCATGAAGGAATTTCAGGCGTATTTTTTCTTCATCCCCTGGATTTTGCCATGAATTCCGGTGAGAACCTGGCAGCTGAGAGCGCATCCGTTAAATTTTTGTTCCTGCTGTGCAAAGCCCTTGGCAGCCAATTGGACGAAGCTTGTGGCCGCCTGGCTGCCGTATCTGTCCAGTCTGCCCTGGCCCGTTTCAAGGAACCGGCACCGGATCAGATCATCCCTGTTTTCAGCGGTATTTCAGGGTTGCTGAAAACCGTATCCAAGGAGTACCCGCAAACAGGGGTAAAAGTGGTGGAGTTCATGGATAAGGATGAGCTTGGTGATATGGCCCAGGCTGCCGCCACATTCATGGACGAAGTGTTCAGCACCTGCACCCGCCGGGAGGTTGGCATTGAAAAGGGTGTAAGATTCGGTATCCGGGCAAAGACCGGCAGTTCAAAAGAATCGGATTCCTCAATCATTAAAGATTCCGACACACTGCTGGTTACAGGCGGTGCTGCAGGCATCACCTATGAACTGCTCAAATCAGTTACCCGGACGGATATGCACCTGGTTATCCTAGGGCGCAGCAAAGTGGAAGATGAATTGGAGATTCCCGTAACTGATGCCATGGATGACACACAGATCATGGCCGCGCTTAAATCCATACATCCGGAGGCCAAACCCGTTGAGCTCAAGAACAGAACCGCCGGTTTGCGGCGGGTGCTTACAGCCCGGGAGAATCTGGCCCAGCTGCGCTCCCAGGTCAAGGCCGTGGAGTACCATGCCGTGGATGTCACCGATCCTGACGCCGTTTTGAATGCTGTCAAGCAATATGATCCCATTGACGGGGTGATTCATGCTGCAGGTGTGGACCGAAGTATCATGATTGAAAAGAAATCTCTGGATGATTTCAATCTGGTTTTTGATACCAAGGTCAAGGGGTTGGCCAATGTGCTGGCAGCCATTGAAAACAAAAATTGCCGGTATCTCATTGGTTTTTCCTCCATCACAGCCAGATTCGGAAATGAAGCCCAGTCCGACTATACTGCAGGAAACGACATGATGGGCGCCATGATTCAGGATTGTGCCTTTAAAACACCGGAAATGACATACAAGGTGTTTGACTGGACTGCCTGGGCCGAAATCGGCATGGCTGCCCAGGGCACCATTGAGGCCGTGCTAAAGGAAAAAGGCATTGCCTTTCTCCCGGTAGCCCAAGGTGTTCGCTTTTTCAAAGAAGAGCTGCTCAATCCAGCCGGCAATGAAGTGCTGATTGGTGCGCCCCCTCAAAACAATCCTGCCGCGTTTGACCCGGACGGCCTGCTTGCCATCGGTCCTTTTCTGGATATCGTGGAAACGGATGCCGACCGGGACAAGCTGAAATTCAAACGCCTTCTGGAAGCGGACAGGGATCTGTTTCTTTTCGACCATGCCAGAAAAGGTGTGCCTTTGTTTTTAGGCGCAACCGGTCTGGAAACCATGGCTGAAGCGGCTCTGGAATACAGCGGCGGCCAGGGACATGTCCTTGAGGTCAGTGATTTTAAAATCCCCTATGGTATAAAATTGCTCAAGAACCGGCCAAAAGACATTGAGGTTTATGCCGGCAAAAATGCGGACGGATCTATCGCAACTGAGATCCACTCTGTATTTACTCCTCCGGGAGGCAAGGCGCCTGTTCAAGACACCCTGCATTACCAGGCTAAAGTTAAAATCGGTACGGATTTGCCTGCCTTTGATGAGATATCCGTACCGGAGATGTCCGAATTTAAGGTGGATGCCCAGTGGCAGGAACAGATTTACCATCCGGACCGTCTGTTCATGGACGGGCTGTTCCGCTCCGTGGATCAGTTGGCTCTCCTGGACGAGGAAAGCCTGGTCACCGTGGTTCAATGGCGTCCCGGCCGTGAATTTTTCAAAGGCCAGGTTTATCCTGAATTTGCCACCCCCGTGGTGATCATGGATGCCATATTCCAGACCGGCGGCATACTGGAATTTTTCACAAGTACAGATGTGATGCTGCCCTATACCATCCGCAAAGCATCATTTGCCGGGACGGTATTGCCAAATACGCCTTACTTCTGCGTTACTCGGCGTCTGGCCCAGGGCGATGACACCAAAACCTATCATATGCAGTTGGCTGATCTTTCAGGCCGTGTGATCATTGACGTCCAGGATTTTGAAATGGTCCGGGTGGATCGCCTGGCCGAAGACGAACTGCCTGATATGTCCAAGATCAAGCCGGCAGGAAAAAGCCTTGTAGCTGGATAAATGGAATGCATAAACCTGCTGTTCCGTGAACAAGGCATTGATTTTTGCCTTGTTCACATTCCCTCAATGCTCGACGCGTTATTACCCCAAATCGTCGGGCCTGGTTACCAGACCAGGCCCGGCTGTCAATTCCTTCAAGACCAGTTTGCACAACCTGTGCTTTCCTCAGCTGAACTGAACGGCTTAAATCAATTATTTGCCCTGAAAAAGCAGGTGGAACGTTTGGCCGGACGATGGGCGGTAAAAAATCTTGTCATGCAGGAGACAAATTTGTCCCTGGCTGCCATTGAGATTCATAATGACCCATCCGGGGCGCCCGTCCTGGCCCCCGCTTTTAATTATGCCATATCCATTTCACATTCAGGTGATTACGCTTTGGCTGCCTTGTGTAAAAAAGCCGATGCCATCGGCGTTGATATGGAGACTATAATCCCTGTGGATATCCCGGCCCTTCTGCACGCCGGATTTTCTAATAATGAGCAAAACGCATACGCCGGAGCAGACCTTGAAACCATCCTTAAAGTCTGGACCATC
This window of the uncultured Desulfobacter sp. genome carries:
- a CDS encoding 4'-phosphopantetheinyl transferase superfamily protein, translated to MECINLLFREQGIDFCLVHIPSMLDALLPQIVGPGYQTRPGCQFLQDQFAQPVLSSAELNGLNQLFALKKQVERLAGRWAVKNLVMQETNLSLAAIEIHNDPSGAPVLAPAFNYAISISHSGDYALAALCKKADAIGVDMETIIPVDIPALLHAGFSNNEQNAYAGADLETILKVWTIKEALLKYRRTGLKNSAKQIEWLNDTLYENHALVDGVLVKSYQRDKIVFSVVFPNLKATGMG